From one Henningerozyma blattae CBS 6284 chromosome 1, complete genome genomic stretch:
- the MUS81 gene encoding Mus81p (similar to Saccharomyces cerevisiae MUS81 (YDR386W); ancestral locus Anc_5.468) has translation MPLPNDLKPLYIQWLQELLDKLDVRQEQLSNTYTKAKKNLEDAEGIFYHPNDLKRVKGIGNTIMKRLERKLENHCKELGCPLPDQYVSMNTINTDGQLNRPAKALRNSTTITTSGSSSKESNDEEQIQRKKNGTIRKPRKYIPKKNSGGYAILLSLLENKAIRRGITKDNIISTGQKYSTHSMTPNFSTRELHSAWSSINSLLKHELVFEEGRPKKYTLTEKGLDLAKMLKVADKIVFDNENNENHSNQDGSNSSFTSVELTADLSALENSVHNPLNRDRHANNNENTLDETNFTFNISKSSPQMVSGTPIKRNRSLIDSSPIKNKRSLNDSSPIAKRSKTFPTETLNSNRSHTIRKRFAGISYELWPHDTYEIYPILDHREIKSQKDRDFFMNALLRKGMKSECKQLSLGDIVWVASNKRTNAKCLLNTIIERKRLDDLAYSIRDNRFMEQKIRLEKSACPNKYYLIEETMGSSVANMGEALKTALWNILVYARFSIIRTHNSDDTVEELFALQKVITRQYAGKDLIVVYPYELTKQEDFGNILHKFRGEFEKNKNIQCCQDFETFQDIMGKGDSRTIGELTINILMFVKGVSLEKAVTIQSKFPTLYHILNAYKRCRSEQEAQLLMFTHFKDAPGNKKITKSLSEKISQVFHT, from the coding sequence ATGCCTCTACCGAATGATTTAAAACCATTATACATTCAATGGCTgcaagaattattagataaacTTGATGTTAGACAAGAGCAACTTTCAAATACTTATACAAAGgccaaaaaaaatctagAAGATGCTGAAggaatattttatcatccaaatgatttgaaaagagTTAAAGGGATTGGGAATACGATCATGAAACGTCTGGAACGTAAATTGGAAAATCATTGTAAAGAGCTTGGATGCCCTTTACCTGATCAATATGTATCAATGAATACTATTAACACAGATGGGCAATTGAACAGGCCAGCAAAGGCATTAAGAAATTCAACGACTATAACAACAAGTGGAAGCTCATCTAAGGAATCTAATGATGAGGAACaaattcaaagaaaaaaaaatggtacCATAAGAAAGCCAAGAAAGTATATACCAAAAAAGAATAGCGGTGGTTATGCAATACTTCTTTcgttattagaaaataaagctATAAGAAGAGGCATTACTAAGGATAATATTATCTCTACAGgtcaaaaatattcaacaCATAGTATGACACCAAACTTTTCTACAAGAGAATTACATTCTGCATGGTCTTCTATTAACTCCTTATTGAAACATGAATTAGTCTTTGAAGAAGGTAGGcctaaaaaatatacattaACTGAAAAAGGTCTTGATTTAGCTAAAATGTTAAAAGTTGCTgataaaattgtttttgataatgaaaataatgaaaatcaTTCAAATCAAGATGGATCTAATTCCTCATTTACAAGTGTCGAACTGACAGCAGATTTAAGTGCGTTGGAAAATAGTGTTCATAACCCTTTGAATAGAGATCGGCATGcgaataataatgaaaatactCTTGATGAGACTAATTTTACattcaatatttctaaGAGTTCACCACAAATGGTAAGTGGTACaccaattaaaagaaatagaagTTTAATTGACTCATcaccaattaaaaataaaagaagcTTAAATGATTCATCACCAATAGCTAAGAGATCCAAAACTTTCCCTACAGAAACACTCAACTCAAATCGATCACATACAATCCGTAAAAGGTTTGCTGGGATAAGTTATGAACTTTGGCCTCATGATACTTATGAGATATATCCGATACTTGATCATCGAGAAATCAAGTCCCAAAAAGATCGAGATTTCTTCATGAATGCTTTATTGAGAAAGGGGATGAAATCCGAATGCAAGCAATTATCATTGGGAGATATTGTCTGGGTTGCAAGCAATAAAAGAACAAACGCTAAATGCTTATTGAATACGATTATTGAAAGGAAAAGATTGGATGATCTAGCATATAGTATTAGAGATAATCGGTTTATGGAACAAAAGATTCGTCTTGAAAAATCAGCATGCCCCAACaaatattatctaattgAAGAAACTATGGGTAGTTCTGTAGCCAATATGGGTGAGGCATTAAAGACTGCATTATGGAATATTTTGGTATATGCCAGATTTTCCATTATAAGAACTCATAATTCAGATGATACTgtagaagaattatttgcaTTACAAAAAGTCATTACAAGACAATATGCCGGCAAGGATCTTATTGTGGTATACCCTTACGAGTTGACAAAGCAGGAAGATTTTGGTAATATTCTCCACAAGTTTAGAGGAGAGTTTGAGAAAAATAAGAACATCCAATGTTGCCAAGATTTCGAAACTTTCCAAGATATCATGGGTAAAGGTGATTCCAGAACTATTGGTGAACTAACCATCAATATCCTTATGTTTGTGAAGGGGGTCTCTTTGGAAAAGGCAGTCACTATCCAATCTAAATTCCCCACGTTATATCACATTCTTAATGCATACAAGAGATGTAGGTCGGAACAAGAAGCACAACTCTTGATGTTTACACATTTTAAAGACGCGCCAGGTAACAAGAAGATAACAAAGAGCCTCTCTGAAAAGATTTCCCAAGTTTTTCATACGTAG
- the TBLA0A02590 gene encoding elongation factor 2 (similar to Saccharomyces cerevisiae EFT2 (YDR385W) and EFT1 (YOR133W); ancestral locus Anc_5.467) gives MVAFTIDQMRGLMDKVTNVRNMSVIAHVDHGKSTLTDSLVQRAGIISAAKAGEARFMDTRKDEQERGITIKSTAISLYAELSDEDVKDIKQKTEGNAFLINLIDSPGHVDFSSEVTAALRVTDGALVVVDTIEGVCVQTETVLRQALGERIKPVVCINKVDRALLELQVTKEDLYQTFARVVESCNVIISTYSDEVLGDVQVDPSKGTVAFGSGLQGWAFTIRQFANRYHKKFGVDKLKMMERLWGDSFFNPKTKKWTNKETDADGKPLERAFNMFVLDPIFRLTNAIMNFKKEEIPVLCEKLEITLKAEERELEGKALLKVVMRKFIPAADAMLEMIVMHLPSPVTAQAYRAEQLYEGPSDDEHCQAIRHCDPTADLMLYVSKMVPTSDKGRFYAFGRVFAGTVKSGQKVRIQGPNFVPGKKEDLFIKAIQRIVLMMGSRVEPIDDCPAGNIVGLVGIDQFLLKTGTLTTSETSHNMKVMKFSVSPVVQVAVEVKNANDLPKLVEGLKRLSKSDPCVLCYMSESGEHIVAGTGELHLEICLQDLENDHAGVPLRISPPVVAYRETVESESSQTALSKSPNKHNRIYLKAEPMSEECSLAIEEGKINPRDDFKARARVMADEYEWDVTDARKIWCFGPDGTGPNLVVDQTKAVQYLHEIKDSVVAAFQWATKEGPIFGEQMRSVRINILDVTLHADAIHRGGGQIIPTMRRATYAGFLLAEPKIQEPVFLVEIQCPENAVGGIYSVLNKKRGQVVSEEQRPGTPLFTIKAYLPVNESFGFTGELRQATGGQAFPQMVFDHWATLGTDPLDPATKAGEIVLAARKRHGMKEEVPGWQEYYDKL, from the coding sequence ATGGTTGCCTTTACAATTGACCAAATGCGTGGTCTTATGGACAAAGTGACCAATGTCCGTAACATGTCTGTTATTGCCCATGTCGATCACGGTAAATCTACTTTGACCGATTCTTTAGTTCAAAGAGCCGGTATTATTTCAGCTGCTAAAGCAGGTGAAGCTCGTTTCATGGATACCAGAAAGGATGAACAAGAAAGAGGTATTACTATCAAGTCCACTGCTATTTCATTGTATGCTGAATTGTCCGATGAAGATGTCAAGGATATCAAGCAAAAGACTGAAGGTAACGCTTTCTTAATCAACTTGATTGATTCCCCAGGTCACGTTGATTTCTCCTCTGAAGTTACTGCTGCTTTACGTGTTACCGATGGTGCTTTAGTCGTCGTCGATACCATTGAAGGTGTTTGTGTCCAAACTGAAACTGTCTTGAGACAAGCTTTGGGTGAAAGAATTAAGCCAGTTGTTTGTATTAACAAGGTTGACAGAGCTTTATTGGAATTGCAAGTCACCAAGGAAGATTTATATCAAACTTTTGCAAGAGTTGTTGAATCTTgtaatgttattatttctacTTACTCTGACGAAGTCTTGGGTGATGTTCAAGTCGACCCTTCAAAGGGTACCGTTGCCTTTGGTTCTGGTTTACAAGGTTGGGCTTTCACTATTCGTCAATTCGCCAACAGATACCACAAAAAGTTCGGTGTTGATAAACTTAAGATGATGGAAAGATTATGGGGTGATTCTTTCTTCAACCCAAAGACTAAGAAGTGGACTAACAAGGAAACTGATGCTGATGGTAAGCCATTAGAAAGAGCTTTCAACATGTTCGTTTTGGACCCAATCTTCAGATTGACCAATGCTATTATGAACTTCAAGAAGGAAGAAATCCCAGTTTTGtgtgaaaaattagaaatcaCTTTGAAGGCTGAAGAAAGAGAATTAGAAGGTAAAGCTTTATTGAAGGTTGTTATGAGAAAATTCATTCCAGCTGCAGATGCCATGTTGGAAATGATTGTCATGCATTTGCCATCTCCAGTTACTGCTCAAGCTTACAGAGCTGAACAATTATACGAAGGTCCATCCGATGATGAACATTGTCAAGCTATTAGGCACTGTGACCCAACTGCTGACTTGATGTTGTATGTCTCCAAGATGGTTCCAACCTCTGATAAAGGTAGATTCTATGCCTTTGGTAGAGTCTTTGCTGGTACTGTCAAGTCTGGCCAAAAAGTTAGAATCCAAGGTCCAAACTTTGTTCCAGGTAAGAAGGAAGATCTATTCATTAAGGCTATTCAAAGAATTGTCTTGATGATGGGTTCAAGAGTCGAACCAATTGACGATTGTCCAGCTGGTAATATTGTTGGTTTAGTTGGTATCGATCAATTCTTATTGAAGACTGGTACTTTAACCACTTCTGAAACTTCTCACAACATGAAGGTCATGAAATTCTCTGTCTCTCCAGTTGTCCAAGTCGCCGTTGAAGTTAAAAACGCCAACGATTTACCAAAATTGGTCGAAGGTTTAAAGAGATTATCTAAATCCGATCCATGTGTCTTGTGTTACATGTCTGAATCTGGTGAACATATCGTTGCTGGTACTGGTGAATTACATTTGGAAATTTGTTTGCAAGATTTAGAAAACGACCATGCTGGTGTTCCATTGAGAATCTCCCCACCAGTCGTCGCTTACAGAGAAACTGTTGAATCTGAATCTTCTCAAACTGCTTTATCTAAATCTCCAAACAAGCATAACAGAATCTATTTGAAAGCTGAACCAATGTCTGAAGAATGTTCTTTGGCTATTGAAGAAGGTAAGATTAATCCAAGAGATGATTTCAAGGCCAGAGCTAGAGTTATGGCAGATGAATACGAATGGGATGTCACTGATGCAAGAAAGATTTGGTGTTTCGGTCCAGATGGCACTGGTCCAAACTTAGTTGTTGATCAAACTAAGGCTGTCCAATACTTGcatgaaattaaagattcaGTTGTTGCTGCTTTCCAATGGGCTACCAAGGAAGGTCCAATCTTTGGTGAACAAATGAGATCTGTCAGAATCAATATCTTAGATGTTACATTACATGCTGATGCTATCCACAGAGGTGGTGGTCAAATCATTCCAACCATGAGAAGAGCCACTTATGCTGGTTTCTTATTGGCTGAACCAAAGATTCAAGAACCAGTCTTCTTGGTCGAAATTCAATGTCCAGAAAACGCTGTCGGTGGTATTTACTCTGTTTTGAACAAGAAGAGAGGTCAAGTTGTCTCTGAAGAACAAAGACCAGGTACTCCATTATTTACCATTAAAGCTTACTTACCAGTTAACGAATCTTTCGGTTTCACTGGTGAATTAAGACAAGCTACTGGTGGTCAAGCTTTCCCACAGATGGTATTTGACCATTGGGCCACTTTGGGTACCGATCCATTGGATCCAGCTACTAAGGCTGGTGAAATTGTCTTGGCTGCTCGTAAGAGACATGGTATGAAGGAAGAAGTCCCAGGCTGGCAAGAATattatgataaattataa
- the VPS17 gene encoding retromer subunit VPS17 (similar to Saccharomyces cerevisiae VPS17 (YOR132W); ancestral locus Anc_5.466), with product MSFGNDIFDDMDNNPFAEPSEETPVLEQETTTDTVESGTAEPPNNTNDNNDTNINSTPNETTPVTTPGNEPPVRKEEPPQPDLETTLLPERKEPKLSLKVRVTKIERAGTTSNQQENPSIIFDVSTNIPTFRRKLYRNIKKTYEEFNNFFKYLNGSLPESFIPSIPPPYTNYGIENHEDFAKLLKNFQEWFNRIAMDQLILRKEELAFFIESDHSTYIPISKYKLPATGLKRKTLKQLSPPYDEVIELSEFRPYVKSLHWISKDLQSKIVKSSRSRKSLGTNESNFGHGFMALKDLNQIKQNSNSVNKTNTASNAENQLYKRFGKVINAVGNIDSIIATLDMSTLYDGLEWIVKDTYVVKEALTNRHLIMRELLNAQSNTKNKQETAKKFRSKRDINPLKVDESYRQLKEASDYEKKLTFKLQRITLNLKYEKENWLNWYKKKLHQSIKEYTVQKINYERKKLTILEKIRNDVRKADPNGGLSRLGRENLIINDNKEADDSNRNNGLTTSISSQGVEGDSWAGETRRRSIMEADRLNRTEFDDSINGTDQNEPDNEDDEDNISGDLTATATTTTTTTPTGKMDESLMNARDAATLLGTATF from the coding sequence ATGTCGTTTGGTaatgatatatttgatGACATGGATAACAATCCATTTGCAGAACCATCTGAAGAAACTCCGGTGCTTGAACAGGAAACCACTACTGATACCGTTGAATCCGGCACAGCTGAGCCTCCTAATAACactaatgataataatgatactaACATAAATTCCACTCCTAATGAAACTACACCTGTGACCACTCCTGGGAATGAACCTCCAGTGAGAAAAGAGGAACCTCCACAGCCGGATTTGGAGACAACATTATTACCGGAAAGAAAAGAACCTAAACTATCATTGAAAGTTCGAGTCACTAAAATTGAAAGAGCAGGTACTACTTCGAATCAACAAGAAAATCCAAGTATTATATTCGATGTATCCACCAATATCCCTACATTCCGCAGAAAACtttatagaaatattaaaaaaacatatGAAGAgtttaacaattttttcaaatatttaaatggtTCATTACCTGAATCATTTATACCTTCTATCCCACCTCCTTATACAAACTATGGTATTGAAAATCATGAAGATTTTGCTAAACTTTTGAAAAACTTTCAAGAATGGTTCAATAGAATCGCCATGGATCAATTGATATTAAGAAAGGAGGAATTGGCCTTTTTCATTGAAAGTGATCATTCTACATATATTCCAATTTCCAAGTACAAATTACCCGCCACAGGTCTAAAGAGAAAAACTTTGAAACAATTGAGCCCTCCCTATGATGAAGTTATTGAACTATCTGAATTTAGACCTTATGTCAAGAGTCTTCATTGGATCTCCAAAGATTTACAATCGAAAATCGTTAAATCAAGTAGATCAAGAAAATCATTGGGGACCAATGAATCGAATTTTGGTCATGGATTTATGGCATTAAAGGATTTGAAtcaaattaaacaaaactCTAATAGCGtcaataaaacaaatacaGCATCAAATGCagaaaatcaattatataaGCGATTTGGTAAAGTAATAAATGCTGTGGGGAATATTGATAGTATCATTGCCACTTTAGATATGTCTACACTTTATGATGGCCTTGAGTGGATCGTTAAAGATACATATGTGGTTAAAGAAGCTCTAACAAATAGGCATTTGATTATGagagaattattaaatgctCAAAGTAACACGAAGAATAAACAAGAAACTGCCAAGAAGTTTAGAAGTAAAAGAGATATAAACCCTTTAAAAGTAGACGAATCTTATAGACAATTGAAAGAAGCTTCagattatgaaaaaaaattgactTTTAAATTACAAAGGATTACCTTGAATTTGAAGTatgaaaaggaaaattgGTTAAATTGGTACAAGAAGAAACTGCATCAATCCATTAAAGAATATACAGTTCAAAAGATTAATTATGAAAGAAAGAAACTGActattttggaaaaaattagaaatgaTGTTAGAAAGGCTGATCCTAATGGCGGGCTCTCCAGATTGGGAAGAGAGAACTTGATTatcaatgataataaagaagcTGATGATTCAAATAGGAACAACGGATTAACAACATCTATATCATCACAAGGTGTAGAAGGTGATAGTTGGGCTGGCGAAACTCGTCGTAGATCAATTATGGAGGCAGATCGTTTGAATCGTACAGAATTCGATGATTCTATCAATGGAACTGACCAAAATGAGCcagataatgaagatgatgaggATAACATCAGTGGTGATCTAACAGCCACCGCTACCACTACTACTACCACCACACCTACAGGCAAGATGGATGAATCATTAATGAATGCAAGAGATGCGGCTACTCTTCTAGGAACTGCTACTTTCTAG
- the TBLA0A02610 gene encoding acetate uptake transporter family protein (similar to Saccharomyces cerevisiae ATO3 (YDR384C); ancestral locus Anc_5.464) — protein MLSSSESSSHAMEKHTEVINETKSYPQEEESAQQSLMSKSQEEVQEYEQVSSNSEFVTLGNHTFKRADLLHALGAEFNNAGQQMAAYSEPAVKRLANPIPLGLASFSLSCMCLSLVNANVRGTNNVKLLISEFMFFGGAIELFAGLLCFVTGDTYAMTVFSSFGGFWISWGCINTDQFHSISGYGDDTKMFNNVCGFFLAAWTVFTFLVLMCTLKSTWGLFLLLLFLDLTFLMLCIGTFIGNNKCNEAGGYFGILASCCGWYSLYCMIVTPENSYFPLVATTMPNFPVV, from the coding sequence atgttaTCTTCGTCAGAATCATCTTCACATGCTATGGAAAAACACACAGAAGTGATAAACGAAACAAAATCATACCcacaagaagaagaatctGCTCAACAATCGCTAATGTCAAAATCACAAGAAGAAGTTCAAGAATATGAACAAGTTTCATCTAATTCAGAATTTGTTACTTTAGGTAACCACACTTTCAAGAGAGCTGATTTATTGCATGCTTTGGGTGCAGAATTTAACAATGCTGGTCAACAAATGGCTGCATACAGTGAACCTGCTGTCAAACGTCTAGCCAACCCAATCCCATTAGGTTTAGCTTCTTTCTCCTTATCTTGTATGTGTCTTTCTTTGGTTAATGCCAATGTCCGTGGTACTAATAATGTTAAATTGTTAATTTCAGAATTCATGTTTTTTGGTGGTGCCATTGAATTGTTTGCTGGTTTGTTATGTTTTGTTACAGGTGATACTTACGCTATGACTGTCTTTTCTTCCTTTGGTGGGTTCTGGATTAGTTGGGGTTGTATCAACACTGATCAATTTCACAGTATTTCTGGCTACGGTGATGATACTAAGATGTTTAATAATGTTTGTGGGTTTTTCTTAGCTGCTTGGACTGTCTTTACATTTTTGGTTTTGATGTGTACGTTGAAAAGTACCTGGGGTTTGTTcttattgctattatttttagatttaacTTTCCTAATGCTTTGTATCGGTACTTTCATTGGTAATAACAAATGTAACGAGGCTGGTGGTTATTTCGGTATATTGGCCAGTTGTTGTGGTTGGTACTCATTATATTGTATGATTGTAACTCCAGAAAATTCATACTTCCCATTGGTCGCCACTACAATGCCAAACTTCCCAGTCGTTTAA
- the RPP2B gene encoding ribosomal protein P2 (similar to Saccharomyces cerevisiae RPP2B (YDR382W); ancestral locus Anc_5.462), producing the protein MKYLAAYLLLVEGGNATPSVADIKAVVETVGVEANDARIKELLASLEGKGSLAEIIAEGQKKFASVPAGGAAAATSGAAAAGGAAAAEEEKEEEAKEESDDDMGFGLFD; encoded by the coding sequence atgaaGTACTTAGCTGCTTACTTATTATTGGTTGAAGGTGGTAATGCCACTCCATCTGTTGCTGACATCAAGGCTGTTGTCGAAACTGTCGGTGTTGAAGCTAACGATGCTAGAATCAAGGAATTGTTAGCTTCTTTGGAAGGTAAGGGTTCTTTGGCCGAAATCATTGCTGAAGGTCAAAAGAAATTCGCTTCTGTCCCAGCTGGTGGTGCTGCTGCTGCCACCTCCGGTGCTGCTGCCGCTGGTGGTGCTGCTGCcgctgaagaagaaaaggaaGAAGAAGCCAAGGAAGAATCCGATGATGACATGGGTTTCGGTTTATTCGATTAA